CTCCATCAAGTATGCGGACACCCACCCCAACAGCAACGCCCATTTGTCGCAGAGAGACATCTCTAGTGCCACTCAGAAGGATTACTGACACAGCAGATACCCGGCGGAGAGAACGCTCAGTATACATCGTCGATACCGGGCACTGTTATTACACAGCGGACGCAACGACCCTGCTAGCATGCAGCGCAGGTTCCGCGTCGGCGAGCAGTACCGCGACACCGGGAGTTATCGCAACTCTGCCGACCAGTTCCTGCGCTGGATTCGCGGCCCACTCGAAGCGGGCATCAAAAACACCGGCGGCATCCGAGATCTCAGCGCCAGTCGATCTGAGACGCCCGCAGCGCTCGTCCTCGTCTCGAACGACAGCGGCATCTCCCAACACGACGATCCGTGGGAAGACACGCTCGCCGTCAACGCCGGCTACATCAGTTACTGGGGCGACGCCAAAGCCGACAACCCGTACGACGACTCCAGCAAGAACCAGAAAATCAAGACGGCATTCGACCGGGCCGCAGCTGGTCAACGCGAGGAGGTCCCGCCAGTCCTCGTGTTCCGGAAACCCGAATCCGGCGTCGTCGAATTCTGCGGGCTTTGCATCCCGGACCACTTCGAAGTCCGCTCCTATCAAGACGACACCGGCACGCAGATCCCGAACTACCTCTTCCACTTCTCGATCCTCAACACCCAGTCCGTCCCCGTCACATGGCTGCACGACCGCGCCCAACTGAACGATGACAACCACGCCCCAGACGTCTGGACACGTTGGGTCGAAACCGGGAACGTCGCGCAATGGCCGACCGGTGAAACCCTCGACCAAAGCGGTCGGATCCGACGCTACGAAACCGCCGAAACCATCGTGAGCGACGCCTTCCGTGACAACGCCTTCGACCGCTACGGCCACGCCTGCACCATGACCGGCATACGAGAAGCAGACCTCCTGGACCTAGCACACATCCTCCCACGAAGTCAACACCCCGACCTGGCCGAGCACCCAGAAAACGTCCTCGTCTTGAACTCGCTCCACCACCGCGCGTTCGACGCCGCCCTGTTCACTATCGACAGCGACCACCGCATCCGAACCAGCCCATCCTTCGACCCCGCCCACCCGTTCCTCCAAGAAACCATCGTCAACCGAGATGGCGAGCAACTCGCATTCCCGCCTGACGCGCAAGTACGACCGACATTCCTCGAAGAACTCAACACCGGGCTCTCGTGGCTATAGACGAACATAGAAATAGACCGCATCAGCGAGCAATTGAATTAGTTTCTCAGAATTGGAGGTCCGGTGGTTCCTCAAACGGAAGTGCAGTGATGATCTGATCCACAATATCAGCCACTGGCTTGTTATCTTCAAGTGCCTCCTGGAGAGCTTCGAAGTACGCGTCTGGATCGCCGGGTGTGTATTCATAAGCGCCGTCTTTTGACTTCAGCATGTATTTGTTCCGACGGCTGGGCGAACCGATCTCCATAGTCTCCGGTGTCCGACTCTGGATAACGCCCTTGTTTTCATTCCAACATGATTTAATCGAGTCGTTTGCGTCACTCCCTCCTTCGATTTCGAGGTTGAGAACTAGTACGCCCTTTTGAAAATGTTCCCAACGTGGTTTGTGCTCGAAATGGACATCGATATCTAGGTCGTCGTTCTGCTTCCAGTCTCTGCGATATATTTGTCCCCAACCCGGAGAATCACGGTTTTCTCTATAGTGAATTGCCCAGTTTTCATCCCAGAAGTCCGGTTGGTAATCGCCAGTGGATATGGTACTAACCCATTCGTGGGCTAAGTTCCGAGCGACAAACTCCTTGCCCGCCTCGTTAGCAGCGCGGATTTCGTCTCGATGTTCAATGTACTCATCTTTCAATTTCCGATAGGTTCTGTCGTCCTGATCCATGTTTGTCTTGTATGAAATTAGCTCACGATAGTCTCTCAACTGCTCAATGCTTCGAATGGGATAGTGACCGTTTGGAGGGGCCGTTACCGTGTCTATCGCTCTAGCGATCTCGTTCCAAGTAACCATCGCAAACTCGTGGTCGGCATCGGCATCTGGCGGGAATCCTGTTGGTTTCTCAGTATCAATATAGATGTAGAATCGTCGTTCAGGGTCATACTCTGTTACATCCAAGTTGCTGAATTCGGAGGCTTCAATATACCTTCTCAGCTGTCCAGGGTCGTAGCTCGCGTTGACTTTCAATTCAAAACAGATGAACCATCTCTCGGGCTGGTAGATGAGGATGTCTGGCCGACCTTCGTCGCCACTAGCTTCAGTTTCTATTTCGACAAGATCCCAGTCGGGATGCAACAGATTTCGCGTAAAGCCCGTTTCCTCTGATACTATCTCTAGAACTTCTTCTAAAACAGCTCCTCGGAAGCCATGAGGTTTGGATGGGTCAAGGAAATACGCAAGATACGCCTGCCAGTACCGTTCTCTATTCCGTCGTCCGAGGATACGAAGTGTTGGCCAAGGACGGCGAATGTCTCCACGCTCAGTAAGCGCTTCCACCCGTTGAGCGAAATCCCGAAGATCTGATACGGTTTTGTCTACGTCCCGAGACTCCACATCCACCATGCGAACTTCATTGAACAGACCATTAATAAAACTGCATAGCGGGGTTCGGAAATTGACTGACGCTGATATGAGCGTTCTTTCCGCGCCGGTATCACTCCAACATGAGTTGCTCTGCCAGTGATTCGAGTTCCTCGGCCGCATCGAGAGCAGCAAGCCACCGGTCAGGAAGTGTTGATGCTCCGAACCGTGCACCGGCGACTGCGCCCGCTACCGCGCCAATCGTATCGGTGTCGCCGCCACGGTTGACCGCGGTCACAATCGCCTCCTCAGCACTCTCGGCGAATAATCCATCGTGGAGTGCTGTTTGCAGCGAATGGATGACGTACCCTGACGTCTCTAACGTGCGGGGTGACTCACCGCGGGCGAGTGGTTCGAGCGCTGCTACGAGTTCGTCAGGTGCGTCGGAACCGACGTAGTCGAGAGCGTCTTCCAACGGCGTAGCTACGCTGTCGAGCAGGCCGGCTATGGTAAGATTCAGAACTGCACACCCGTACGTGCACCGCGGATCAGCGTGTGTGATCTGCGAGGACTGCCGGCTCACTTCGGCGAGTCGTTGCCAGTCCGTCGCGTACGGGATAGCGAGCGGCGCGCACCGCATCACGCTCCCGTTCCCCGCGTTCTGGCCTTCCGGACTTTGCTCCCAGACCTGCTGACCGGCCTCGTCCCACTCGTCACCGCGTTTGAGCCGGGTGAGCGCCCGCCTTGTCATCCCTCCAATGTCGAACGGGCCAGTGTCGTACCACGCAACGAACTGATCAGCGACATCCGCCGGATCGAACGTTTGTTGTTCGACGAGACTACGAGCGATACACAGTGCCTGTTCGGTATCGTCAGTGATTGTCCCAGCGGGCTGGTTCCATGTGCCGTGCCCAATCATCTCGTCGAACCGCCCGTGTTCAGCGCTGATTTTCGATGCAGACTTGAACTCCACCGGTCGGCCAAGCGCATCCCCACACGCCAACCCCAGAAGAATCCCACGGGCTCGGTCCGAATCCATACCTCACTCAACGACTACCGCTGAGAAAAATGTAGGGCGGCAGTCACTCGTCGGGTTTTGTGCCGGTGCGGAGGTTCTCTCGGTAAGCCGCCCACGCTTGATACATCTCGACTTTCTCGTCCTCTGTCATCGTGTCGTGTTCATCAGGGTCGTAGAACGGGAGTTCGTCCTTGTCGGGCATCGCCATCACTCGCCCGAGTGGGTACAGTTGCTCGTAGTAGTGTTCCAGCACCCACTCTTCGCCGTGCTCCTCAACCGCTTGCTGGATGTACGGGGCAGCCTCCGGGTAGTCGTCCGTAAGCGAGTCAGTCATTGTAAGCGGGTGGTCGTGCCGCGGTGTTCGTCTCCGATTCGTCGTCCATACTGCCGGTCACGTGTCCGTGTATTCGGCGAGTGAATGGTCGAGACTATCGGTGACCCACTTACCGATCTGGATGAGGTCAAACGCCTCAATCGGGGTGTCGAGCGCATCGGCGAGCGTAGACCGAACTCCGGGTGCGAGCTCGTCGATGGGGATCGCGGTGAGGGTGTGCTGGGTGAGGAAGTAACTGCTCGCCAAGCTCGTCGGGGCGATGACGATGACGTTCTCCCCCTCAGCGTCGGCAAGCGCGAGTTCCGCATCTCGACGCTGGAACACCGTCGCATCAAGCTCCTCAACGGGGAACAGCACGCTCGCATCCCCGTGCTCAATACTCGCCCCCGCCGACCGAAAATGCCCATTGAGCATAACTATTGAAGAATATATTCCTACAGAGTATTATACTTGTGGTGGAATGCTGTACGGCAACAGGCCTCAGCCCTCAATCGCTTACCGTGGTCCCACGAACTGTCAATCACAGAGAGGCAGCGGCCACGAACCCTACGGACGTCTATCGGGCAGTCGCTAGACTGTGTTGGCGATACCGGTGAAGTACGAATGAGCGATGTCCAACTGATCCCGATCAACTTCATCGGCTTCCGCACGGAAATGGAATAGCGCGTTTCGAGTCTCCCGAATATCCTCAAGTAGATCTTCCACCATTGAGCGTTCCTGCGTTAACCGAGATGGAAGCTGCTCCAGGTTCCTCGTCATGAACAGGCGATACTCGTCGAACGAGAAATCATCGAGCCGCTCAGGGGGATCGTATCGGTCGTCATTCTCAGCACGGGGAGCGAACGCTTCCTCCATGCATTGGTCTAAATCATCGACCGACTCCCGGAAGATATGCCGAAGGCTTTCCTCAATCTCACCAATCTTCAGAAACGGATCGACTTGAACTTCAAGGAAATACAGGATATCATACCGCGTCAGAATCCCTTCAAGCCCATCCGAATCACCAATGAGGACAAAATCATCCTCAGCAAATGTCTTGAACAACTCGAAAATATCGTGGTCAGGATTGACAAACTTCGGTGACGTATTCAACGCAATCTTCACCGAAGTTTCCTCGACACTCACATCCTCCATCGATTTCACGTACCTCGCAATCGACTTGTACGTCACAACGCCCTCGACCCCGTACTCGCTCTCCACCGGGAGCTGGTCAAAATCGTTGTCCAGCATCATCTCCAACGCAGTCTGAATCGAATCGTCGATATCGACCGTCACTGGCTCATCCGGCGACGCGGCTGTACTATGAGACAAGACATCGTCCGCCGTGAAGAACTGCATATCTACGCCAACCCAGTGTAGAACTAATTACCTTATGCAGCCACCCCAATCTCACACGGCGGGGGTCAGGGAAGGTAGACCGAATAGTCCGACGGATTCATCGACTCCAATTCAAACGACGTGAGCCCGTCGAAGAACTCCTCAATAACCGTGATGAGATGGTGGAAATCAGCGATCAAGGCATGCATCATCTCGTTCGGATTCTGCTCCTCAACCTCATACCCCCAGAAGTCCTCAGGCGGAATATCGAATTTCCCGACCGACTCGTACGTGATCGTCATGTCGAAATCGCTGACGAAGTTCTCCTCAATCTCGAACTCGTAGCTTCGACTCCCAATCCCGGTAGAGATCGTGAACTCGCGCCCGTCCCCAGTTCCCCGGTAATCTGCGATACGCCACTCATTCAGCTCTGGTGTTCCGGTCGTGTGGAACGAGACGCGTAACCCGTTGCTATCATCGCTCGTGTCCCCACTCGCAGCCTTCACCTCTGCTACCTCCCATGGGTGGTCGTCGTATTCCTGCAGACGAGTCTGTAGGTCGGGGACAAGGGAAAGAGACTCTCGATACTCAGACCGGGTCGTGTAGTGCAGATCAAACAGTCCACCATCTTCGTCTGGGTCGTAGTCGTCGTCTTTGATGCTCTCGGGTTCCCACGCATCCAATCGTTCCTCTACGTCGTCGCTGAAGCTGGGCTTGTCCGACAGTTCCTCCAACAGGCTCGTGATCGAAGGCGGTGTGGTCCCGCTGGACTCGTCACCAGACTCATCGGTGAATTTCTCGCGGAGATTCTTGACCCGGGACTGGTACTGCCCTCGGTAGTCCTGGGTGAAATCCAAGATCTCAGCAATATCTCCCTCTGTCAACCCGGGGCCTGCTGCATCACGGAGGTCATCAGGATCGAGGTCTGACGGGTCTCCCTGCGGCCCGGATTTCTCCGTCCAGTGCAGTCCGACGTCGTACAGCGTCCACGTCAGGTCTTTCGGGACTTGAACCCCACCGCTCGGACCTTTCCTCGTTGGTTTGTACCCGATTTGCCGGTAGATCTCCTCCGTGACCTCCGGTGCCTGCAGCGGAATCGGATGGCTCCGACCAGACACCCGTGCATGAACGTAATACCCGTCCCTCTCATTCGAATCAGCATATTCCTTCAAAACCGCCATACGGCCACCTTGTCGTGATGTGTCATATACCCCTAGTTCTCCCGCGGCCGACTCCCCCAATGCCCACCAGGAACTCCTGTACGAGACCACCTGCGAAAACGAGTGGGTGAAACTCTTAATTGATGATCGGTTCCAGCAGTCGTGCTGAATGGAGCGCGCAAGTAGGTCACCCCTCTAAATACTGCTATGCCAACGGTGGTCTGCTTCCATAGACAAATGGTTCAGGATTCCGATCACCCCTACCATCCCTCCGCTTAAATGTCAGTTACTCATATATGCCGGCAAAGACGGTGCCACGTGGCCATGTTCGGAAAGATGCAGTCCGGGCTAACTCAACTTTACGCACAGAATCGGGGAGGAGTCACAGATACCGGAGAATACTCTGCCCGCGGGATTTCACGGACTGTGTACTGGTTCCACGACGAGAGCAAACGGATGGGTGACTACTCTCCCTTTGGCACACTATTACTGAACGAGCAAGCCAAGGAGGATTTCTCAGAAGACGTGGTCGACTACGTATTCCTCCACGAGGTCGGTCACGACCAGATGGGATTCATCGGAAGGACCCTGTTCTGGATATTCTACCTCACGTTCGGCCTGCTCCTTCTCGCCGGGATAATAGCCTTACCACGAACCCTCGTTGCAGCCTTCCAGTTCGCACCTTCCACAGTTATGGTACCCGCGTATCTGGTCGCAGGGATTGGGATCACCGTCGCCGCCATGCTTCCGTTCGCAGCCGTTTGCTGGATCGATGAGACACTGGCCGAACTCTTTGCTATCTCCAAGATTGGACGATCACAGTATCGGTCCGTACTCGACGAGGTTAAGGAGGAGTCAGATGCTGGACTCATTCGCAGGATTCGCCTCCGAATTCAGTACCCACCTGAATCATTGATCCTCTGGATCGCACGTAAGCGAGGAATCGGCAGCCAATAGAATCCTGGATTCGTGAGAAAGTTTATGAGAATCTATCTGAAAAAGACCAGGTAAGAAATGGTGGGTGTGTTCGGGTCGATCCGATACGTCATCAATACCTATCTCAGTAGTGCCGTCGGGAACTTCTTCCAGTTCGGCCGCCAGCAACTCGGTCTTCTCGTAGTACTCACTCTCGCCGGATCAGCACTCCTCGGCGTCTCACCGGTAGAAGCCATCAAAACAGTTGGAGCGATAAGTCTACGCCGAACTACCGCTCTCTGGGGGATTACCTCTGTGCGACGAGCTGTCACCACCGGACTAATCGAGATTCTAGTCTGGGAAGGAATTGCCTTCCTCGGGTGCGCTGTCAGCGGCTTCAGGCTGTATCAAAACACGGACTGAACCACAACAATCCCTGAATTCAATTTCTGGACTGTCCGAGCATGGCCGAGTTCTGACGCTGAGGGTTTCAATAGGGCCGAACGGTGAAAAGAGAAACCTGTGGATTTGGGCCAAAGGGCAGCAGGCCGCGAATCTGATCAGTCGTCGCTCCCGACTGGTCCGAGTCGTCGAACTCGCCCGGCCTCCACGAGCCGTTTCAACCCGTCTCGGGTCGGCCACCCCCACGGTGCTTCCTCCACCTGCTGATTTGGCGCAATGGCGCGGAAATGGGACCCGTAGCCGTTCGTGACGAGGCGGCGTTGACACCCGGCGATCTCGAACATCCCGAGATCCAACCCGTCGGCGAGCCGACCGATGTGAGCCGCACCCGCTCGATACCCCAAGATCAGCTTCGGACGGAACTCAGCCATGCTTTCTACGGGAAACTCGTAATTCTTGTACGTGATTGGCGTCCCCAGTTCCAACACGTCTCCCCACGGGTCGTACACGCCGAGTTCGAACGGCTCCGCTAACTCAGGTTCGAGCGCCTGTCGGGCTGCCCGTCGCTGATCGTCGTGATCCGTGTGGAACACCCAGTACATCACGAACCCTAACCGGAGTGCCTCCCGCGTCTTCTCCCGGTACGGTTGCTCCGACCCCGCCACGAACTCAATCCACCGATTCACCCCTTCACCGAGAATCATGCAATCCGGCACCCGATCCGCGACCGTCCGCTCAAACCGATACTCCCCCGGGAACCACGGGTCTCGCTTCTCACGTTTCCGCCGGTCCAACGCCACCTTCCCCCACAAATGCTCCGGCGACTCACTGCCCGCCGACCGCAACCGGTCCGGACACCCCCAGATCTCAAACTCACGCATCCACAACCCACCCCGTCAACACCCAGCTCATTCGCCTGCCCTCGTTGGTGTCAACGACTTCACGCCGAAATCCGACTTGCTACAGTACCGTTCAGCGACCCGGCCAAGCGCCTGCGTCCGCAGCACGTCCGCCACGTTGTGCAAGGTGAGCTCTGCGAACCACCCGTTCTCGAACGCCGCCACAGCCGCCTCACTCCCATCGAACGGATCCACAGCACCGTACTCGCCATCACACAGCACCTCGTACACTCCGGCCAGGTCTCGATGCTCCTCGCCGTCAACGGTCGTGTTGAACCGGTCGGCGACGACCGACATCACATCCGCGTACGCCACATCAGCGAACGGCCACGCCACCCCGAGCCGTGCGTACCGCGTCCGGAGGAACGGCACGTCGAACCCGCCGCGCCACCGCTCCCCATTATACGCGACCAGGAGCACGTCCGACCCGCAGAGCCGATCCGCAACGAACCCAGACACGGCCACGAGCAACCCTTCCTCAGACGCGTGCGTCGACACGTTCACCACCGCATCCGTCGCTGCCTCCACCTCACTCGTCACGTCACCGGGCGGCCGACCGCCCGTCTGCACGAACACGCGCACCCTCATCGACAACCCGAACCCGACCACCGTCACTTCGTCCTCGACGTCGAATCCGGTCGTCTCGATGTCGAACGCCACTTGCTCCAGCACCACTACGACTCACCTCCTGCCGCGGCAACTCCGCGCTCCGGAACCCGATCCTCACCCGCCGGGCGAACACGGAACTCACCGAACCCGAGGCGAGAATGCGTCCCCACACGCAGCACGCCGTTCTTCGCCGTCTCCACCGGGTCATCACCAGCATACCGGACGACCTGTCCGTGATCCACCGTCTTTACCGCGTACGTCTCATCACCATCCACGAGCCGCGTCTCCCGACGACGCAGCCCAGTCGATGACGGGGCATTCGTCTCCCCTGTATCGACACGCCACCACCACGGCACGCTCTGCGAATCGCCACTCGGATGCTCCGAATCCATCACGTACGGAGACACCAACTCGATCCGGCACGACTCCGCGCTCGACTGCGCTGCTTCCAACCGCGAGTAGTCCAGCGACTCCAAGTCCACGAGTTGCGTGTCGACTAGCGACAGTTCACCGAACCCGTAGTTCCGCGCGCCGCCGACCTGCAGCCCGTCGAGCACATCCTCAGCGACCGGCACAACCTCGTCATCGCCCCGGCCTCCGTGCAGGTAGCAGTGAACGTACCACGACACTGAGCGCCGCCGATTCCGTTGCCCGGCCGGTCGCCCAAACCAGCACGTCCCATCGAACGACACCCGATCACCGTGCCGTTGCAGATCGTAAGCGTTGTGCGCGTCCCGCGACCGTGACGACAGTAACCATCGTTGCGCCGGGTCACGGAACACGAATAAATCCTCGTACGAGGTAACGTCAGGCAGCGACTGCCCGAGTTTGCCTGCGTACCCGTCTTTGGAGTGTTGCTCTGGGTACTCTCCGTACTCGCCCGGTAGGAACACGCCGTGACTCACGTGCAGCGACCGACGCGTCTCAGCATCGACCTGCCGCGCAACAGCGTTGAACAACGCGTTCCCCGTCACGAAGTACGGATGCCCGAGATACTGCCCATCCAGCTCGAACAACACCTGCTGGAGCCGCGTCATGCACAACCCCCCGTGTTTCCAGTCCACACACTGATACGACGCGACACAACTTCGACGACACCCCACGGGACACACACGCTCTTTCCAGCGTCACGACCGGGACAGCGGCTGTAGCTAGCGAACCATCGAACCGGGGCACGACGATCTCGACCGGTGCGTGTCCGGACCCCCCACACCCTGTTTCCAGTGTCTTTCACCACTCGCCGCGACTCGACACACACCCCATTTCCAGTGTCCTCACACGCCTCGTTTCCAGTGCCACGGGCGCGAGACCGGCTCTCGTCATCGAACACGGTACACACGTCACGCATCACGCCCATCACCTCCCGTACCAGCAGCCACTGGATCCAACGCCGCGACGTACTCTTCGATGAACTGGAGCGCCGCCGACCACGACCGGACCCGTCGTAGTTGCGCATCGAGCACCCGCCACCGACGCGCCCTATCCACATCGAACGGGACCGCCGGCAACCGCGCCCACACGTCAGCAAACGACCGCGCCGGCGCGCCACCAAGCCGCGCCGCCGGACGATCACCCGGCTCACCAGTCACGTGCACCGCGAACCCCGACGTTACCAGCACCGTGCGATGCGGCACGACCGCTGGCCCAGTAGTCCCGTCACGCTCGCTGACCGCAAGGAACAACTCATCGAACTCGAACCCCGACCGGTAATTATCCAGCAGGGCAGCTGCCAGCAGCGTGTGGTACTTCAACGACGTGTACGGATAGTACGGAGACTCACTGAACAACGACGTCACCACCGAATCCAGCCACGCCGAATGCAACGCCTCGGCATCCTCCACGCTGATCAGTTCGGTTAACGACCCGCCGACATCACCGACCGGCTCCACCGTCGACGCCACCTTTCCGGTCAGCAGCGACACCCGAAACCACGACTCGTGCGCATCCAGCGTCTGTTCTGGTTCTCCGCGCGGCCGGCTGAGTAACGCCGCATCCCGATCCGCACCCAACGGCACCTGCTCGTTCACCCGCATCCCCCGGAACGAGTCTTCAGCGTGCTCGTGACCACGCATCCGCGCCTTGTGGATATCGTGCCTGTACACCGCGACCATCGGATCCACACCCGAGTCACCCGACTTCTGCTTCGACACGAACGGGCGGATCGACTCCGACGGCGGCTGCAACGACTCCTCACCCGAGTCACCAGGATCCGTCACGCCGACCCACCTCCCGGCACCGCAACGTCCCCATCACGCGCCGCCACACGCGCCTGCAACGCCCGCACGAACGCCGGACGACACTCAGCCGCCCACATCTCATCCTTCTCCTCCATCGCCTGCGTCACCGCCTGTGCCCTGTTGAACACACGGCGGACCTCCTGCTCACTGTACAGCGGGTTAATCACCCAGACGTCAGCGATGCCAGCACCGAAGTTCCGAGCGCCACCGACCTGGAACTCGAACTGATCACTATGCGCGTCGAGGAACGACACCGCTTCTAACAGTAGGCCGACGAACTCCGGCTTCAACTCTCGGAGCGTCAGCTTCCACGTCCCCTCGACGTTCCCGAGGACATCCCGGTCCGCTTGCCGGAGCGGCTGGCCACCGTCCTCCTTGTTCCGCGACCGTACCTGGTTCGAGATTTGTCGGAAGTGTGCCTCCGCCTCTCCGTCCAGGACATCCACCTGTCTCCGGATTGGTGAAAACGACACCGGGCGACGCAGCAACGTCCCCGGCTTATCACCGAACCCACCAAACAGGTCGTAGATCACACACCCATCGTCGTGTTCGTCGAGACACGAACCCTTCTCGTGGTAACCCGAATCGAGGTCGCGCTCGTACACGTTCGCACGCATGTAATCAGCGTCCGGTTCACCCGGATGACACGCCGTCGTCCCAGCAATCTGGAGCACCTGCTCACAGCCGTGCCGCAGCCACCCAGACAGCGTGAACGGGCTGATTTGTCCTTCAATCTGATTCATCGGATCGTCCGCCTCGTACCGATCCGCCGACGCATGATGCCGATCCGTGACGATTCCGTCTCCTGGGGAGAGCAGATCAATTTCGAGCCCCACGTACACGTGCGGTAGCAACATCTCCTCCACCGACCGCGGCAGGTCCAACTCGACATCGAGATGCGAATCCACGAGCGCCGACTCGCTCGACGTCATCGCTCACCACCCCAGAACAACCCGCGAACCACGCCGCCATCTGGTCGACCCGCACGACGTTGCGCCTCACCCAAAGACACCTTCGCAGGCGATTCAGGCGTTTCCTGTGCCTCAACATCAGACGCGACGTTTGCAACCGAACCACCATCTGGGACCAGACGGACGGACTTCGTCGCCGCCGCACTTACCGCCACAACTTCCGGCGAGAGCAACACCGGCCACGACGACTGCGTCGCGCCATCGCTGCACCATCCAACACGACCCTCAACCACCAGTTCACGCACACCCAGCGTATACTCCTCGGGAAGCTCGTGCGCTTCACCACTGCACACCACGTAACCGACCTGAAACATCACCTCTCCGGCTGGACGAAACACGTACACAACAACCGATTCACCCTCACGAAGAGGCGAGCCGCACACTTGACACGTCGCGACCCCTTCCCCGAGCGAAATTTTTTCCAGTTGGTTTATTTCTTCAGTGAAATCTCGATCCGTGCCTTCTTGTCGGTCTGGAATTGAATCCTCCATTGGGGTTACCTCGGATTACCAGGAAGCCCCGCCCGCGTGCTCCACCACGCGGGTATCCTCTACGCTGGATCTCCCGTTGGGCCGGGCTTCCTTATCCAATGCATTAGCACGCATTGGTAAAAGCGTTACCATTGCATTAGGATGCATTGGGTGCAAGAGATTAAACCCCTTCTACAGGTAGATGCAATGGATGGAGTAATGCCCAAAGATCGAGATGAGGAGACGGGGAAATACACCGAGCGGTATACTCGGGAGCAATTTCTCTCTGCCTTAGAATCATTAGGGGGATCAGCGGGTACTCAGGAAGTAGCCGACGAAGTTGATTGTGCCTACAGAACTGCTCACGCTAAACTCACTGAATTGGAGGAAGAAGGAAAACTCACTTCTCGAAAGGTTGGGAACGCTAAGCTATGGGAACTAGATTCTTCTGAAGATGGATAACTCCGATTCTCCTTCGAGCTCACGGTGGGGTGACCAATTGTGAAAGTCGTGAATATGGTCGGTTCGGGCTCGCTCCATCTTGAGATTGATCTTGAAACACTCTCTGACGAAATCGGTCAACCTCGGGCTCGATATGACCCTGATAAGTATCCTGGCATGTATCTTCGATTCGAGGAAGATGGCCCGCTGATCACTGTATACAGGACTGGCAAATACATCATTACTGGACCAACTTCTGAGGAGGAGCTGTTCGACCTTCGGGAACAGTTCCTGAAGTTCCTGTCCGATATGGACGTCACTGGAAATGCGACTGACGAGTGGTTCTCCGTTCAAAACTACGTCTGTACTGAAGACCTCGGCCAGACTCTGAATCTTAATGCACTCGCTATCGGATTGGGACTGGAACGGACGGAGTACGAACCCGAACAATTCCCAGGCCTCATTTACCGTCCTGAAGGATACGACGGGGTAGTTCTGCTCTTTGCTACCGGCCGCGTCGTGATTACCGGGTGTCGGAGTACAGATGCGGCAGAACAGATATTCACCGACCTGAAGGACGATTTGACGGAGTTTGTTTGAATCGGGTAACTCGCGTTCGCATATGGGATGCTTCTCCGATCAA
The Salinilacihabitans rarus DNA segment above includes these coding regions:
- a CDS encoding TATA-box-binding protein → MKVVNMVGSGSLHLEIDLETLSDEIGQPRARYDPDKYPGMYLRFEEDGPLITVYRTGKYIITGPTSEEELFDLREQFLKFLSDMDVTGNATDEWFSVQNYVCTEDLGQTLNLNALAIGLGLERTEYEPEQFPGLIYRPEGYDGVVLLFATGRVVITGCRSTDAAEQIFTDLKDDLTEFV
- a CDS encoding PD-(D/E)XK nuclease family protein; the encoded protein is MVDVESRDVDKTVSDLRDFAQRVEALTERGDIRRPWPTLRILGRRNRERYWQAYLAYFLDPSKPHGFRGAVLEEVLEIVSEETGFTRNLLHPDWDLVEIETEASGDEGRPDILIYQPERWFICFELKVNASYDPGQLRRYIEASEFSNLDVTEYDPERRFYIYIDTEKPTGFPPDADADHEFAMVTWNEIARAIDTVTAPPNGHYPIRSIEQLRDYRELISYKTNMDQDDRTYRKLKDEYIEHRDEIRAANEAGKEFVARNLAHEWVSTISTGDYQPDFWDENWAIHYRENRDSPGWGQIYRRDWKQNDDLDIDVHFEHKPRWEHFQKGVLVLNLEIEGGSDANDSIKSCWNENKGVIQSRTPETMEIGSPSRRNKYMLKSKDGAYEYTPGDPDAYFEALQEALEDNKPVADIVDQIITALPFEEPPDLQF
- a CDS encoding HNH endonuclease — translated: MQRRFRVGEQYRDTGSYRNSADQFLRWIRGPLEAGIKNTGGIRDLSASRSETPAALVLVSNDSGISQHDDPWEDTLAVNAGYISYWGDAKADNPYDDSSKNQKIKTAFDRAAAGQREEVPPVLVFRKPESGVVEFCGLCIPDHFEVRSYQDDTGTQIPNYLFHFSILNTQSVPVTWLHDRAQLNDDNHAPDVWTRWVETGNVAQWPTGETLDQSGRIRRYETAETIVSDAFRDNAFDRYGHACTMTGIREADLLDLAHILPRSQHPDLAEHPENVLVLNSLHHRAFDAALFTIDSDHRIRTSPSFDPAHPFLQETIVNRDGEQLAFPPDAQVRPTFLEELNTGLSWL
- a CDS encoding CBS domain-containing protein, whose amino-acid sequence is MQFFTADDVLSHSTAASPDEPVTVDIDDSIQTALEMMLDNDFDQLPVESEYGVEGVVTYKSIARYVKSMEDVSVEETSVKIALNTSPKFVNPDHDIFELFKTFAEDDFVLIGDSDGLEGILTRYDILYFLEVQVDPFLKIGEIEESLRHIFRESVDDLDQCMEEAFAPRAENDDRYDPPERLDDFSFDEYRLFMTRNLEQLPSRLTQERSMVEDLLEDIRETRNALFHFRAEADEVDRDQLDIAHSYFTGIANTV
- a CDS encoding ADP-ribosylglycohydrolase family protein gives rise to the protein MDSDRARGILLGLACGDALGRPVEFKSASKISAEHGRFDEMIGHGTWNQPAGTITDDTEQALCIARSLVEQQTFDPADVADQFVAWYDTGPFDIGGMTRRALTRLKRGDEWDEAGQQVWEQSPEGQNAGNGSVMRCAPLAIPYATDWQRLAEVSRQSSQITHADPRCTYGCAVLNLTIAGLLDSVATPLEDALDYVGSDAPDELVAALEPLARGESPRTLETSGYVIHSLQTALHDGLFAESAEEAIVTAVNRGGDTDTIGAVAGAVAGARFGASTLPDRWLAALDAAEELESLAEQLMLE